The DNA region CCGTGCGGATCAGGTTATCACCAAGGTTCAGCGCAAGCGCTACAGTGGCTGGCTTGAAGAGACCTTCCAGATCGCAGCCCAGCCCGAGAACCGTGCCCTCCGCGATCCCGAGGGGGCTACGGAGGACCTGAAATTTACCCGCAAGCTCCTCGAGGGCTACATCCCTCCGTCCGTCGATGGCATCTACAATACGATCAAGTTTTGCGGAAAGCGTCTCTCCGGTGATCGCCGTGAGGGAAGTGGGGAGCTCCCTGTCGATGTATTTGAGGTCTACTGGAGCGATCTGTCGGCGGTGGGGACACAGCTTGCACGTATCTTTACGGGGCTCTACAGCCTCCTCTTTCACCTCACGGAGCTGGGGCGTCTTACCCTGGAGAGGTCTGAGGTCGCTCCCAAGGGCCTTGCCTTTCTCCATACAACAACAGGCTGGCTTCTGGGGCGTGTCTTACCCCTCCTCTTTTTGCCCACGCTCTTCTTCTTGATGGGCCAGGTTCCCCTGGCATTTGAGCAGACGGCCCTTCGGATCTGTGTTGCCCTCCTGCCGGCACTCGGGATACTGGGGATGGCGATCGTTCGTGCCCAAAAGAAGAGTGATCTTGGGATTCTGCTCCTGGGAGCGGCGGCACTTGCGAGTGGACTGTTCCTCTTCCGATGGACAGCGAGTCCGCCCACGGCCTGGTACCAGCGTGCCAGCACTCTCCTGGTTGTGGAGTGGGGAGTGCTCTCCCTTGCGGTGATTGGGCTTCTGGTTGCACGGCTCCAGGCCTATGCTCCCTCCCTGACAACAATTATCAACCAAGCGTTCAGAGACGAGGCACGGGCTGTTCCCGCACAGACACGGGATATCCTGGCTCCCTTGGTTGTTGTGGCCCTCTGCGCCGTGACGGCCTCGGTGTTTCTCTTCCCGACACAACCGCGTCCGGTGCTCGCCGATCCCCCGACACTCTGGTTGATGAACCTTGCTTTGTTTTTCTACCGGGGCTGGCTTGTGGGGCTGGCTTTGGTTGGCAGCTTGGCTGTCACGAGCACGCTCTGGGCCATCGTCGGGCACCTGACGGCGTGGGCGACTCCGAGGCGGAGCCAGGTCTGTGGAACCGCCGTTATCACGCTCTTGGTGCCCTTTTCGCTCTCTCTCTGGCTGGGCAATGGCTTCCTCGCTCTGGGAAATAAGGTGATCTACCTCTGCTGCGAGCTCAACCTCCGCTCTGCGACTCTGCAAGCCCTGATGATGGGAAGAGACGACTCTCTTACCAAGCTGCGTATCCTCCAGAGATTTACGCGACAGCTTGATGTGGTCTTTGCTCCTCTGCCAAGCTGGTGCTACTACGCGGTGGGGGGGCTCGTGCTAGCGGTCATGAGTGCGGCGTTGGTGCTGCTGCCTTCGATCCTGCAGGAGGGAAAGAGCCCCCAGTCTGCGGTCACGAACCTAGATGCACGTGGGCACTGGCTCTCGCGTGGGTACAAGATTCTCTGGGGAACGCTCGCGGTGCTGACTGCGTCCGCCATTGTCGATGGGGTGGCGAGTGCCTTTATGTTTGGGAGCAAGGCACAGCTGAATGCGACCACCTCGGTGGTGGCAGTGAGCTCAACGGGAGCCCTGCTTCTCCTGGCACTGGTGTTTCAGGGGCAGCGCGTTGCCCAGGTGCTAGGAGCGACCGTGGGGGTGGGAATCGATGTCGACAACCACCTGCGGGAGCTGCCTGAAAAGGCAACACCACGTGCGCGCATCTTCAACCGCTATGTCTCGCTCCTACGCTACCTCGCCCATGAAGACTACTCTCGCATTGTGATCGTTGCCCATAGCCAAGGGAGCGTGATCACGGCGGATCTGCTGCGCTATCTGGCGGCGGCTGACTTTGAGGGCTCTCACTCGGTGCTCAAGAGACTCCCTCCTATCTCACTATTCACCATGGGCTCACCGCTCCGGCAGCTCTACTACCTTCGGTTTCCGGACCTCTATGCCTGGGTTGTCGCACAGAATAACGGCCCCGATCCGTCGCAGCTTTTCAAGGTACAGACCTGGGTCAACGCCTACCGTAGCGGTGACTATGTGGGACGGCGGCTTCTCCAGGAAAATGGGGTGGGGGCACCCGACTGGACGACTACTCGGTTTGGCGAGGGAAACGAGGGGAACCGGGTCGAGTTTTGCATCGGTGAGGGAGCCCACACCCACTACTGGGACTGGAGCGCTCCTGAGATCGCGCTGGAGCTGGATCGGCTGATCGCGGAGCAGGCCTAGGGAGCCAGTTTCATGAGCAGGGCTTCAGTGGCCAGCTGCGCATTGGCGTTGCGTGCCAGGTGCCGACGGAACTGAAACAGAGTCTCAAGGCACTGGGCGAGCTGCTCGGGGCGGTACTTGGACGCGGCCTCACGCGCTTGGGTGCGGCGGTCTGTGTGAAGAATCGGGGCGTCTGGGCCACGAAGCGAGAGCTGTAAGAGATCCCCGTACCAGACTGCGAGCACATCAAGGGCTCGGCCCATGTCTCCGCGTGACGACTTCTCTTCAGTATCTTCTTCGCCTTTTTTTGCCTTGGGGGGAGCAGAGAGCTTGCGTAGGTCCTCGGCGAGGCGGAAAGCGGCAATGGAGGGGGAGAGGGCGATCCGATACGCGAGGTCAAGGAGCTGGCCACGCTGCTCTTGGAGCTCTCCTGTCTCGGCAAGACGGAGAGCACGGCCTGGGGCCCCCTCGGCATAGGCAGCAAGGGTCGCCGCATCAGGGATCCCCCGGTTGGTGAGGGCACGCTGAATCGTCTCACGGGGAACCGACGAGAAGCGCACGACTTGGCAGCGCGAGAGGATAGTGGGCAGTACGCTGGTCACACTGGGTGCACAGAGGACGAACTGCACATAGGGGGGCGGTTCTTCCAGCGCCTTGAGGAGTGAGTTGGCCGACTCCTCATTAAAAGTCTCTGCACGCTCAAAGAGATAGACTCGGCGTGGGGCGTTGATGGGGGCAAAGCTTAGGTTTTC from Armatimonas rosea includes:
- a CDS encoding ATP-binding protein, which produces MLFSEILGQETAIATLKAALERDAVPQAYLFVGPDSVGKTTTALAFVKALFGNTPVHNKRITENQHPDLTRVAPDGELTRIWQLWSRPGHPPGALENLSFAPINAPRRVYLFERAETFNEESANSLLKALEEPPPYVQFVLCAPSVTSVLPTILSRCQVVRFSSVPRETIQRALTNRGIPDAATLAAYAEGAPGRALRLAETGELQEQRGQLLDLAYRIALSPSIAAFRLAEDLRKLSAPPKAKKGEEDTEEKSSRGDMGRALDVLAVWYGDLLQLSLRGPDAPILHTDRRTQAREAASKYRPEQLAQCLETLFQFRRHLARNANAQLATEALLMKLAP